Proteins encoded by one window of Azospirillum brasilense:
- a CDS encoding general stress protein — MTFENDVNANRSGGHLRGAVREAVGIFASRDALQKAVDELTLAGFQRHELSVLANDQTIRDHLGHVPERAEDIAHDPDAPRQSYVSPEDVGSVKGVAVGFPAYVGAILATGAVLATGGTALAAAAAAAAAGVGGGAMGSVMSNWLTDKRNEPMLQHLDKGGILLWVNLADAGRERQALEIMNRHASQPVEVHEVAQSGSET; from the coding sequence ATGACCTTCGAGAACGATGTGAACGCGAACCGCTCCGGCGGCCATCTGCGCGGCGCCGTGCGCGAGGCCGTGGGCATCTTCGCCAGCCGCGACGCCCTGCAGAAGGCCGTCGATGAGCTGACCCTGGCCGGCTTCCAGCGCCATGAGCTGAGCGTGCTCGCCAACGACCAGACCATCCGCGACCATCTCGGCCATGTGCCGGAGCGGGCGGAGGACATCGCCCACGACCCCGACGCGCCGCGCCAGTCCTACGTCTCGCCGGAGGATGTCGGCAGCGTGAAGGGCGTGGCGGTGGGGTTCCCGGCCTATGTCGGGGCGATCCTGGCGACCGGCGCCGTCCTGGCGACCGGCGGCACGGCCCTGGCCGCGGCGGCCGCGGCGGCCGCGGCGGGGGTGGGCGGCGGCGCCATGGGCTCGGTCATGTCGAACTGGCTGACCGACAAGCGCAACGAGCCGATGCTGCAGCACCTCGACAAGGGCGGCATCCTGCTGTGGGTCAATCTGGCCGACGCCGGGCGCGAGCGGCAGGCGCTGGAGATCATGAACCGCCACGCCTCCCAGCCGGTCGAGGTGCATGAGGTGGCGCAGTCCGGTTCCGAGACCTGA